AAAAGGCACCCAAAAACTTGACTCGTCATGTTAAAAGCATAAAAGCCTCTCTGTCTATTGGGAGGCTTTCGGAGGCACATTTTTCATTTGACAAAGGAGACAAAGCAATTAGCTCTCAGGACGTTGTCAGGAAGCATTATATATTGTGCTGTTCTTATGAATTGAAAATATGAGAGTGTGCGACACATATGTGTATTTATGTTCTATTTGTTTCTTacttaatgattataaataggGTTTGTTAGTTAGATATCATCCTACTCTTAAATGATCAACACATCATTTTATGAGTCAAAGATAGTTAATAGGGAAAATTTATTGTATAactaaaaacttaatattacTAATCTGCTATGTGTTTCAAACCCAGTACGGCCAGGGGAGATCCTGAATTACAAGAGACCCTAAACAAAAAATAACGAGCCcatatctaaaaatatgttTGTCTTTCTCCTAAGCTATCCACGTAGAAAGTCACTCTCTGACAGGCCGACACATGTCTCtgggttttatttttttggttgggCTTGAGTTTAATTTTGGGCTTATACTATGAACAATTGACAGGGCTTATACTATGAACAATTGACAGGgctttttactctttaatattattgaatgtgttaattattttttaatacatagtagataaaaaaaaacacacattaCGATATGGACGTTATATTATCATGAAAGCAATCTTTACCCTATGTACCTCATCATGTGATAATTTATAAACTAGCAACGAATCTATGAGTTCAGCAAATTTGCAATTACATACGTCTcaattttaagtatataaacagTCAACAGCAGTGTGttgaatattatattcatatgatttaaaagcctttacaaatttttatttttaaacatacacCAAAAACTTTATGAAAGTAAATATTCATTCAGGTTCTCAACCAATTCAAATACCACCAAcgccaaaaaaatttaatcgaGTGCacgaaaactataatatatttaaaactacaataaatacattagttaatgaaaaatcatttttaaaaaatattatggatcatacataaatattaagagaaatgtataaaaggaaataaaagtaacaataacttgaagaacaaaatgtataagactgagaatatttatgatttgtggtctaagatatattcaacttattGTCCTAATCAAGGTGGAATAAacattgaataatattttttttaaattatatatacatagaaatatttttagtggtAAGGTATATTTATAATTTCCAATATTTGGCcaaataaagaaaatggaaaTAACCATGAAAAGAAAACTACTTTAAATAACTTAATCAAAACAACAACCACGTACAACTAAACCCGATGAACGTCCCAACCTCAAAAGAAAGATGGTATAAGAGCAAAAATCCCAAGACATGATATATAGTTTTGTACTAACAGCTTACCAACCAATTTAATTTACATAGTTCATTCAACAGTAATCAAAGCAAGCTAATATCCCTAATCAAAGCAAATACTGGTAGTTTCATAGTCTATTTAGTATTCAGATACATTAACATGTACAATATTTAagtaatatgtatatttttatatgatacaaatttatattaaacattcATTCTAActgtttaaattgatttttaattttcatcccGCCCGTTGGGCGGGCAGGCCCTagtcttattatataaagttatataatacaaacaaaaggaatgataaatcagaaaaaaaaattaagttaggGTAGAAATAGAAAGGAAAACtaaataaaagtttatatataattaaatttatctaTGTCAAATACAATTCTAATgacaaaaatgaaattttattattaagtttttttttctgttttcaagtatataaattttttttttacatttgggGCCTTAAAAAAGTGGGGGCCCTAGGCCCAGGTTTCATCATGCTGTGTGTTCAAGGACTCCCCTGAGTACGGCcgaacaaaattttgaatatagaTTATGTCTTAGCAAGACTTTCAATTATAAATAATCGGATCTTAATCTTACAAaaatgttttatgatattattcaTGTTCAGTGTTCTTTGGTCTTTAGTTTCTTCTATACGCCCATGATGTTTCTTCTATACGTCCATGATGGTATATCTTCGTTTTTCATTAGaagttttaaataatatattttgtgaaaaaaaaaattggatttaaaaaaactaCGGGAGTTATGAGTTTATGATCAAGAGAGATACATGAGAATCATTTTCAGTGGTCAATATACATTTGAATTATATCTATGTTAGTTTAGTCGCTATATATAGAAATTGTGACTGACCATCATTTCAAATTGTCCCTCATCAATTTGTACGTGTAAAATAGAGTAAATGCATTCGAACGAAAGGCCTTGGAATACGGTAGGTGCAATGCGGCCGAGATGAATATAAGAAAGAAGAGCATAAATAATGTATTGCgtgttatttttgtttgatgACTTTATGTCAGTTAATAAAAACGATGAGATGAAAACATTGAACATCAAAATAAGAGAAAATGGTGAATCATGCTCGAGCCCTATGTCTATTTTACAATTGTACCAATCAGGCGTTGTAAATCAAAGATTAGACAAATTCCAATCTAAACATCCATTATATGCTTAAAGTTAATTTTGCAAGAAAAAACAGTTTTTATCGGTACAAAATGGACTATCAATTATACCTTACAAATTCACAACTGATTATAAGAACAAGTACAGATAAACTCGAACTTAATATATTACTCCAACAAATAATACAACACAAGTACATCAGGAAAATTCAGAAATCGCTTCCAAGCTATACAAAGGAAACAATATCACCATCAACTGTTGACTTACATTTTCTTATGAATTGGGCTTACATGTCCAGCGTCGATACGAGCCGTACAGtttcatttttctataaaaaacttCATTATATTTTTGGCCCGTTAAGGCACAACAACCACTTACACCAATTTTCACACAAGTTATGGCcaattacaaattataaaaaataacacAGATATCTACAAATTTAGGAGAATGAAcattatttgaaataaatacaACATCAAATAAATCCAACCATGTAAACTATTCTGCCTATACAACACCAACCACAAAAAAGTAGCACAATTCATCACCTTACCTCAACCCTATTACAATACAAATCTTGAGAATCAATCACAACAGTGAAACACAAACTTGGCAAACACGACATCACTTCGCGGGGGCAATAATTACATCAACaactccgcgcttgcgcggcCTAGTATCTTTAATATTCTAGATATTCGCTCCGTGCCCATATGTATCAAGTAGTACTAGTAAAGTACTACTATGTGAACTAgagctgttcaatatggtaaaaccgaaccgtaccgaatcgaaatagacaatatggtttggttttggtatataccatataaaccgaatggatataattttataaaaactataggatttggatatggtttggtatataaccgattaaaccgaataaaccgaacaaaaccgattaaaagtaaaaacataaatctgtatctattttataacaatacatgaaaatctatttgttatataagttaaatttgtgttaataactattaccataatgttatagtaataaagaaccttatataatttgtaaaacacttgaactataattaaataacaatacatcgcaattcagacatcttcttttctaagttttttttttatctttttgctttattttagtatttactaaattaatatgaagatgataaatttgatggaaaataattaatgaaaaattttcacaacttttttttttgtctataaacaaacagagtttcgtgttcaatcgaaaaagcatgactttaatgaacactaaatatgaaagagtggaaaaacttttctttcatgtttctgttttgtttcatatttttattttcaaaatttcaggctctgattttaattatagatttgatgattttatttgatggtagaaacatttttacgtttttgttcatttatttgaacatgtaatatatttttaataaatgactgtgttgacaatatgactctaaaattcattttatatgatctcaaactaaataattatgtttttttgtataaaaccgaataaaccgaaaaccgacggtatataaaccgaaccgaaccgaagtaaatatggatttagaatggtagttatattttactaaccgcaataccgaaaaccgaaaaaacccaaacctaaaccgaaccgatatccggattgaacatcCCATTGTGAACGTATAATATTAATTGCTATTGTTTAAAGATGGGTTTGAAATTTCGACCATTTTAATGCACTCCTTAAAAcgaaggaaaaataaataaaataaacgattataaaagacaaagaagaagaaaacaaaaccgACTCTCACGCATTGTTTGGTACGTAGATCCAAAAGGAACAATGCCtctgttttagtgttttttagtttcaatcCACACACATACGCACGCTATACTCACAAGATAACCACCAGAGACTTCTTTGTTCTGGTGCTTACACATAGATAGAAcccaagaacaaaaaaaaaatctttccaTTGATGCAAATtcaagtaagtttttttttgaaccttTGATCATTGCCAATCTCTGTTACTTTACTGTTCTTGTTTATAAAGACTTactttctgtttcttcttccaAATTCGGACAGCTTTCAATCAGCTcttgtctttcttcttttttttggtaaaatcttctctttcttcttctgtctTCGAATCATTACTAATCCTCTGTTCTGTAACCATATTTCCCCTTTGGTTAAACTGCAGATTCTCTGGGTCTTTGAACAAAATTCGAATCGTGGGTTTGGTTCTTTTCGTTGCTAGTCTCCCAAAGTTCGAATCTTTCAATAAAAGGATTGAGCTTTAGTTCAAGATTCTCGCTTTGGCCATCAATGGTGGCTACGTTTCAAGAAGATACCGCACCATCCTCTGTATCTTCATCACCACTTCAAGTCTTCTCAACCATGTCTCTCACAAGACCAACTctcctctcttcttcctcttcatccttCCAAGACCTCAAACCAGAGGAGCGTGGTCTCATCTTGATCCACCTCTTGCTAACCTGCGCCAACCACATGGCCTCAGGTAGCCTCCAAAACGCAAACGCAGCTCTCGACCAGCTGTCTCACCTCGTTTCCCAGTAGCAGCTTACTTCACCGAAGCGCTCGCTAACAGAATCCTCAAGTCGTGGCCTGGTCTCTACAAGGCGCTTAACGCAACTCAGACAAAGACTAACAATGTCTCCGAGGAGGTTCATGTCAGGAGACTGTTCTTTGATATGTTCCCTATACTCAAACTCTCTTACTTGCTCACTAACCGAGCTATACTCGAGGCTATGGAAGGAGAGAAGTATAAGAGTTTAGACTGAATAATACGTTTATTGATAATGTAGAGAGTATTTATACAATGTACAAGTAGGGTATTTAGTACTATGTAGTAATTACAAATACATCCTTATGATATATACTTATTGCCTAATACTCCCTCTCAAGATGGTGGGACTGAGGTGACACCAATCTTGTTGCATAGTTGTTGAAAAGCTTTCCGTGGAAGAGGTTTGGTAAGGCCATCGGCTAGCTGGTCATGAGATGAGACATGAGTGACACGAAGCTGGCCGTTTTGTATTTGTCCTCGCACAAAGTGGTAGTCGATAGCAATGTGTTTCATCCTTGAATGAAAGACTGGGTTGGCGCACAGGTAAGTGGCGCCAATATTATCGCAATACACTGTAGGGGCAGAAGGAAGATAGACACCAAGTTCTGTCATAAGAGAGCAGATCCAGCGTAGTTCGGCAGCAGCATTAGCGACCGCGCGATATTCAGCCTCAGTGGAGGATCTAGCCACACCTTTCTGTTTGTGTGAAGTCCAAGAAACCGGCTGACTCCCAAAGTAGATGATAAAACCGTTTGTGGATACATAATCATCAGAGTCccctgcccaatctgcatctgAGAACCCATGTAGGCGGGGATTTGCATCTTTACGAAGGAAGATCCCATGTGTCAAGGTCCCCGAGAGATAGCGCAGCACACGCTTGACAGCTTGCCAGTGATCTGTTGTGGGCTGGTGCATGAACTGTGATAATCTATTAACTGCATAAGATATGTCAGGGCGCGTCAAAGCAAGGTACTGGAGGCTTCCAACGACCCGTCGATATTCATGAGGATCAGGCAAGACTGTACCCGAACgcagagagagttttggagatgACGCCATCGGTGTGGAGACAGGTTTAGCATGAAGCATGTCTGTTTTGGTCAGTAAGTCAATGGTATACTTCCTCTGCATGAGATGCAACCCATTTTTATTTCGAATTGCTTCAATGCCAAGAAAGTAACTCAAATCACCCATATCTTTTATCGAGAATTTCTTTGCCAAGTTGGTGATGACTGACTGGACCAGTGTAGATAAGGTTCCTGTAACCAAGATGTCATCGACATAAACCAAGAGGTAAACATAATTGGTACCTTCTTTGTAGATGAAAAGTGATGTGTCAGAGAGCGAGTTGCGGAAGCCTGAGGAGATGAGGTACTTGTGAAGCTCAGAGTACCAAGCTCTTGGCGCCTGTTTAAGGCCATAGAGTGCTTTCCTTAACTTGCAGACATGTGATGGTCTAtcagcatcagcaaagccaGGAGGTTGAGCCATGAAGACTTCTTCATTGAGATGTCCTTGCAAGAAAGCTGTATTAACATCAACTTGACGAACAGGCCAGTCATTGTTTACAGCGAGACCAAGCACAAGGCGAATGGTAGTGGACTTGATCACCGGACTGAACGTGTCTGTGAAGTCTACACCCGGTTGCTGGTGATATCCTTTAGCAACAATACGTGCTTTATAGCGATCAATGTCTCCATTCGGTAGATATTTAATGGTAAATATCCATCTGCAGCCCACAATATTCATGTTCTCTGTTACTGCAACGAGATCCCATGTGCGGTTGTGAAGAATAGAGTTGAGTTCCACAATCATTGCTGCACGCCATTTGGGATGCTTCATGGCTTGCTGCCAAGTGGTCGGAATCCAGTGAGGATCAGACTGGAGATTGACGTTGAGGTTGTACTTTGTTGCAGGTTTGACAATGTTGTTCTTTGATCGCGTGGTCATAGAGTGTCGTTGTGGAGGTGGCACATTGAGTGGCGTGGGCACCGTCGTGGTCTCAGTCAGAGGTGGAGCTAGCGGTGCTGTAGCTTCAGAAGCTGAGGCCACTGTTGTGTCGTCTGGAGACGCAGAAGCGACTGGTGTGACTCCTGTAGTTGGAGTAGAACTCTGCACGGGAGTGACGTGTTCTGTTTCTGCCGTAGCTGAAGTAGCAGAGGATGGCAGTGGTGCCTCAGATGGTGGAGTACCTGAGCTCGAAGACGTAGTGTTCTCAGTCGGCGATGGCGATTGTATGAGTGGAAGGCTAGGGAAGATAGTTGTATGTGGTGGTTGATTGGAAGGGAAGACAGGAGGTTCAGGGGTAGGAGTGGGTGTGGTTAAGTATCGGTATGGGAAGTTGGTTTCATTGAAACGAACATGGCGTGAAGTATAAACACGACCAGAGGTAGGATCTAAGCACATGTATGCACTTTGAGTGAGGGAGTATCCAATGAAGATACAAGGTATGGAGCGGTTTTCAAGTTTGTTGGGGGCATAGGGTCTCAACCATGGATAACACAAGCAACCAAAAGTTCTCAGTTTCAGGTAGTTGGGGTCCTGGTTGAATAGCTTTTTGTAGGGCGATTGGTGAGCAAGAAGAGGGGTGGTTAGTCGGTTGATAAGGTAGACAGCAGTGGCAAAAGCTTCAGGCCAGTAGGTTAAAGGCATTTGGGCtgtagagagaagagagaggccAGTTTCAACAATATGCCTATGCTTTCGCTCAGACATGCCATTGTGTTCTGGTGTGTGTGGAGGAGTAGTTAGATGAGAGATGCCGTGAGAGGCAAGAAAGGATCTGAGAGCCAAGAATTCTCCCCCATTATCAGAGTAAAggttttggattttggtttgaAAACGGTTCTCAACAAGGGGTTTGAATTGGGTAAAGATCATTTTGACCTCTGATTTAGCTTTGAGTGGAAACAACCAAGTGTAGCGTGTAAAATGATCAACTAGGACAAGGTAATATTTCTGGTTTTTGGGTGATAGGATTGGGGATTGCCACACATCAGTAAATAAGTACTCAAGAGGTTTTgtggagaagatagagctttgatGAAAAGGAAGTTTCTGAGTTTTATTAAGAAGACAATTGTTGCAAGGAAACGCACTAGAAGAAGTTTTCAAACAAGGTAAACTGAATTtggaaataacaaatttaagaGTAGAGGAGGATGGGTGCCCAAGCCTATGATGCCACTGCGTTAAGGTTGCTTTCGTATCAGGGTAGGATGCGTAAGCTTTAGGTTTCGGGTTAGGCATGGGCCACTCATACAAATCAGCCTTCGCTTGGCCTTGAAGCAACTGCGCCCCCGAGTGCAGGTCCTTCACCTGAAAGTGAGCAGGAAAGAACTCAACTGAGACATTGTTAGCATTACATAATCTATGAACTGAGACTAGATTCTTGCTAACAGTAGGCACACATAGTATATTATTGAGAAGCAAGGGTTTAGTGTGTGTAGAGAAGGATGTTGAACCAGTGTGAGTTATAGGCAAACTCGAGCCATCCGCAATTGCTACTTCTTCACCACCGTGATAAGCATGATGGAGGGAGAGGTTCTGTAGGTCCGAGGTGAGATGGTGAGTCGCACCACTGTCAAGAATCCATGGCGTGACGTTGTAGGGGTTGGCATTGATGAAGTTTGCGCGTGGCTGCCATGGAAGGGACGATTGTGTCTGAGTCCCATAGGAGTAGCCTGATGATTGCAACTGAGGGCACCTACGGGCACTATGTCCAAACACTGAGCAGATTTGGCATTTGCCTTGATAGCCACGTCCTTGACCTCCAGAGGTATTGAGCTGTTGTTGCCATGTTTGGTTACCTTGGTAACCTGATGAGCCACGACCTTGGTAACCCCCACGACGTCCAGCgttgtgtttgttgttgttgcttgaTTGACCTCTGTAGTTTGTGTAATTTGCTGTAACAGGAGCTGAGATCACTGGTGGTTGCACCGTCTGTAGTTTTGCCTCTTGATTGATTAGCTTCTCGTGAAGTTCAGAGAGTGACGGTGGTGAGTCACGACTCTCAACTTGATCAATAAGAGTTTTATACTCTTCAGGAAGGCCACCAAGTACACGTTCAATCTGATCTTCAAGGTCCATGGGTTTGCCGAGGAGCGCAAGCTGATCAAAACGAGTTGTGAGCCCTTGATAATATTCATTGATGGACTTAGTTCCCTTGGTCCATGTCTCAAGCTGTTGCTTAAGTTGCTTGATGTGGCCTCTGCTTGGCTTTGCGTATGTAGAACTTAGTATGGTCCAGATCTCTGCTGAGGTTGTCGTGGTCGACAAGATTGGTTGAATGGTTGTTGTGATGGCTCCGAGGAGGCCACTGTAAATAAGTCGATCTTGACGCTTCCAGAGCGTGTAGTCAGGGTTGTCTGCAACCCCTTCATCATTGGTGATTGTTGGTGGAGGAACAATCACTGAGCCATCGATGTAGCCTGCAAGAGCGTAGCCATCAAGGAGAGCATGCACTTGGCGACTCCACATGAGGAAATTTGAGGAGGTGAGCTTTGTGACGTTTGTCATATTGACGTTCATCAAACTCTTTGTTGCGGAGACTGTAATGGTTTCATGTGTAAATGTGGGAGTACCAGAGTTTTGAGACATGGTTGAATGAGAGATCGAAAAATTTGAAAGGAAGGTTGGCGGCTATAGTTTTAGAGATAGTATtagggctctgataccatataagagtTTAGACTGAATAATACGTTTATTGATAATGTAGAGAGTATTTATACAATGTACAAGTAGGGTATTTAGTACTATGTAGTAATTACAAATACATCCTTATGATATATACTTATTGCCTAATAAGAAGATGGTTCATGTGATTGATCTCGACGCTTCAGAGCCTGCTCAGTGGCTTGCTTTGATTCAAGCGTTTAACTCCAGGCCTGAAGGTCCACCGCATTTGAGAATCACTGGTGTTCATCTCCACAAGGAAGTGCTTGATCAAATGGCTCATAGACTCATCGAGGAAGCAGAGAAGCTCgatatcccgtttcagtttaaTCCCGTCGTGAGTAGTTTAGACTGTTTAAACGTGGATCAGCTGCGTGTTAAGACAGGAGAGGCCTTAGCCGTCAGTTCGGTTCTTCAGTTGCATACCTTCTTGGCCTCTGACTCTGATATGAGCAACAACAATGGACACAGCCTGAGTGGTGACTCGGCCTCATCTTTGCCTCTTTCTAATTCAGGAAAGATCGATAGATTCCTCAATGCTATTTGGGGTTTATCTCCAAAGATCATGGTGGTCACTGAGCAACACTCAGACCACAACGGCTCCACACTGATGGAGAGACTATTGGAATCACTCTACTCGTACGCAGCATTGTTTGATTGCTTGGAAAATAAAATTCCAAGAACATCTCAAGATAGGATCAAAGTGGAGAAGATGCTTTTTGGAGAGGAGATCAAGAACATCATAGCGTGTGAGGGATCTgagagaagagaaagacatgagaagCTTGAGAAATGGAGCCAGAGGATTGATTTGGCTGGTTTTGGGAATGTTCCGCTTAGCTATTATGTCATGTTGCAGGCTAGGAGGTAGCTTCAAGGCTATGGTTTTTATGGGTATATGATCAAAGAAGAGAGCGGGTGTGCAGTGATTTGTTGGCAAGATCGACCTCTGTACTCAGTATCTGCTTGGAGATGCAGTAAGTGAAAGAAGATGAATGATATGAACACTTGtgtgttctcttttttttatgagAGCAGGGTCCCTTTCTTTTGTTATACATAGGGACACAATCTTAGTTGTTTTGTGATTGTGACAAATGCTTCTTGCTGCTTCTGCATATATTGCTTCTTTGAGTATTCAGCAgtgtatgtgtttgtttttccTCCTACTAGGATAAAGGATGCTATTGAAGCGGCCAATCCCATGCATATTGTCTGTACATCGGGTTCAAATTATACCAAAACCGGTCTGTTCAAATTCTTCAGTCATGatctcaaaactcaaaactgTTGCAAAAAGTAAATTTGACTTTCTCTCAGCATATGATTCTGTTGTTAGTGtatattaaaaactaatttgGTGTATGTTTGGATAAAAATGAGGGCACATGCACTCTCCAAAGAATGTTTGATGTTATATAATACAAAAAAGGAGTAGTGTTTACATATTTACTCATATCCAACCGTCTTTTGAAATGCTTCTATGgccaaaaaatgaaaaccagGGAGAAGCAGCTTGAGATACTAATGACTAACTAAACATCAGAGTTAGCTATTAGAGAACCATATATACAAAAGACGGTTGCATCCTTCTTATGTCTTCGCGCTAATAGAAAGCTCAGTCCCTAACCACCCAGTCAATCAGTTTGAAAACCAAAGCTACATTTGAAAGAGGAACTTCATGTTTCCTGTGATTTCTTTCACGCCAGATGCAGTTGATTGTTTAGAAGGCACATTAGTGTTTAATGTTTTTCAATACCACTATATTCCTGTAAAAAGAACTACAGTTCATGCAGGGGCGGACCCACGCATGGAGTAGGTGTGGCACGTGCGGCATACtaagttatatataattctttgcAACTAAACGACAGAACTGTGCAGCTCTTGTGGTCTTTTAAGCTGAGGTGTGCCCCATGCCATCCAAGTTCGAACATTTTGGTTGCgtgtttgttttttcaaattCTCTACACTTCATTAATTACTTTTCCATaagttattttctctttttttattattgtctaaaactattgtttttataactgttttatttccttttctttaatattagattttccaaattattaaaattcaacttaaacaattttttttttatttcaatacttgagattaaaattaaactaaaatgaatgaatatttttataatgaacTTACTTTGtgcatatataattttatgatattactgAAAATGGATATTTAAAATTCGGAAAATTATCTTCTTTTAATAAAtacatgttttagaaaattaaGGACTAATgccttttgaaaatatatattaatttaatttattaaattataaaataatatataatatatatttatatattgtgccccatattaaactattttctaggTCCGCCCCTAAGTTcttattacataaatatttttaattccaTTCATTTAATTCCTTTAACTTACAttattctatttgtttttaggggaaattgccaaatatgatctataacttaattttaaacataaagatATACCCCaacttgaatcaaatgaaaACTCACCCAAAAGGCTAGTAAAATTACAAGTCtttatgaccaaaaaaaaaaacagaatctacTTTTACGAATATAAtccgtggaagtcttctggAGGCTTTGTAAGTCTTCTGGGATAAGACTTTCAGTAttgtagatcttaaaaataatttataaattttattaaaaatattttgatgggggAAAAATTgcaatcatgtaattataaacatatgt
This region of Brassica napus cultivar Da-Ae chromosome C5, Da-Ae, whole genome shotgun sequence genomic DNA includes:
- the LOC106403059 gene encoding scarecrow-like protein 3; the encoded protein is MVHVIDLDASEPAQWLALIQAFNSRPEGPPHLRITGVHLHKEVLDQMAHRLIEEAEKLDIPFQFNPVVSSLDCLNVDQLRVKTGEALAVSSVLQLHTFLASDSDMSNNNGHSLSGDSASSLPLSNSGKIDRFLNAIWGLSPKIMVVTEQHSDHNGSTLMERLLESLYSYAALFDCLENKIPRTSQDRIKVEKMLFGEEIKNIIACEGSERRERHEKLEKWSQRIDLAGFGNVPLSYYVMLQARR